From the genome of Eucalyptus grandis isolate ANBG69807.140 chromosome 2, ASM1654582v1, whole genome shotgun sequence, one region includes:
- the LOC104435378 gene encoding lysM domain receptor-like kinase 4 isoform X1 gives MIRLLFLIWALFVSSHGQQYYDPSTCSSHEASTVSGYSCADPRENCRAFLLYRANRDYSMISNIAKLFGADLNVVLSMNGVGSPTENLQPGREVLVPIQCYCAGTFFQKNATYPVGGSTNFSEIACGVFEGLVKLATLVEDNHPFRSELVVPLKCACPGNFSVSSGMVQSLVTYPIMEGDNTNKVAQKFGIPVSDIWAANHLDYRSTVYTGSTILVPLTKEEPSLNFTLPYSPPPPPGFLPTVPVEKPTDSRKLRNLYIAGSVVGLSLVLVASIACGLYLKASKRWKGQKLQSFNTRSSCFSYLSTLSSPRSGQTGRSSRKSCLSPDLLIGIKYTLIQYSIEELRKATGNFRKDTRIERSVYKGLIDTVEVMIKGSNVKETHRVIDVHSKINHINVLTLLGVCYDETSDDSQSYLIFEYLSNGRLRDCLSRLGNPLHWHHRTQIAFDIATGLHYLHHCIFPSYVHMNVNSRNIFIMSNWRAKLGNIAPTTAIGSSKGNDHNTSISFDGWIAPEHMLNGAVSEKVDVFAFGVVLLELISGQVDIDGRQFKESVWFLAGGGNEGGYFEQLRGFMDPCLKEDYPLAEALCLAVLAKACVEDDPMHRPSMEDVTKVLGRMV, from the coding sequence ATGATTCGTCTGTTGTTTCTCATCTGGGCGCTCTTTGTCTCCAGCCACGGCCAGCAATACTATGACCCCTCAACCTGTTCTTCACATGAAGCCTCTACTGTTTCAGGGTACAGCTGTGCTGATCCCCGAGAGAATTGTCGGGCGTTCCTGCTGTACCGGGCGAACCGGGACTACTCGATGATCTCGAACATCGCCAAGCTGTTCGGGGCTGATCTCAATGTGGTACTTAGTATGAACGGGGTCGGATCCCCCACTGAGAATCTCCAACCGGGTAGAGAAGTTCTCGTTCCAATCCAATGCTATTGTGCCGGCACATTTTTCCAGAAAAACGCGACCTATCCTGTCGGCGGAAGCACAAATTTCTCTGAGATTGCGTGCGGAGTCTTTGAAGGCCTAGTGAAATTGGCGACACTGGTCGAAGATAACCATCCCTTTCGGTCTGAGCTTGTCGTGCCCCTGAAATGTGCTTGTCCTGGTAATTTTTCCGTAAGCAGTGGGATGGTACAGTCCCTCGTGACATACCCCATTATGGAAGGAGACAATACGAATAAAGTCGCGCAGAAATTCGGCATTCCTGTTAGCGACATCTGGGCGGCTAACCATCTAGACTACAGGTCAACAGTTTATACGGGCTCTACGATTCTTGTCCCTTTAACGAAAGAAGAACCGTCTCTCAATTTCACATTACCATATTCCCCGCCTCCCCCTCCAGGTTTTCTTCCTACGGTTCCTGTGGAGAAGCCGACGGATAGCAGGAAACTTAGGAACTTGTACATTGCAGGATCCGTGGTTGGGCTGTCATTAGTACTTGTAGCGTCGATTGCTTGTGGTCTGTACCTGAAGGCCTCGAAGAGATGGAAAGGCCAGAAATTGCAGTCTTTCAATACAAGAAGCTCGTGCTTCTCGTATCTGTCCACGCTAAGCTCTCCGAGGTCGGGCCAGACGGGTAGAAGCTCCAGGAAGTCCTGTTTGTCCCCAGATCTTCTGATCGGGATCAAATACACATTGATCCAATACAGCATCGAGGAGCTCAGGAAGGCGACCGGGAATTTTAGAAAAGACACCAGGATAGAGAGATCAGTCTACAAGGGTTTGATTGACACTGTCGAAGTGATGATCAAAGGAAGCAACGTCAAAGAGACCCATCGGGTCATCGATGTGCACTCAAAGATCAATCACATCAATGTCTTGACTTTGCTTGGCGTTTGTTACGACGAAACGAGTGATGATTCTCAGTCTTACCTCATCTTTGAGTACTTGAGCAATGGAAGATTAAGGGATTGCTTGTCTCGGCTGGGAAATCCTCTCCATTGGCACCACCGGACCCAAATCGCTTTTGACATCGCGACAGGGCTTCATTATCTACATCACTGCATATTTCCTTCTTATGTTCACATGAATGTGAACAGTAGGAACATTTTCATCATGTCCAACTGGAGAGCGAAGCTAGGGAACATCGCCCCAACGACTGCTATTGGCTCCTCAAAAGGAAACGACCACAACACTTCGATCAGTTTCGATGGATGGATTGCGCCGGAGCACATGCTAAATGGAGCGGTCTCCGAGAAAGTGGACGTTTTCGCTTTCGGAGTGGTCTTGCTAGAGCTGATTTCAGGTCAAGTGGACATCGATGGCAGACAGTTCAAGGAGTCCGTCTGGTTTTTGGCAGGGGGAGGGAACGAAGGTGGGTATTTTGAGCAACTGAGGGGCTTCATGGATCCGTGTCTAAAGGAGGATTATCCCCTCGCCGAGGCCTTGTGCTTAGCAGTTTTGGCCAAGGCTTGTGTCGAAGACGACCCCATGCATAGGCCATCCATGGAGGATGTGACGAAAGTGCTTGGGAGGATGGTCTGA
- the LOC104435378 gene encoding protein LYK5 isoform X2 has translation MISNIAKLFGADLNVVLSMNGVGSPTENLQPGREVLVPIQCYCAGTFFQKNATYPVGGSTNFSEIACGVFEGLVKLATLVEDNHPFRSELVVPLKCACPGNFSVSSGMVQSLVTYPIMEGDNTNKVAQKFGIPVSDIWAANHLDYRSTVYTGSTILVPLTKEEPSLNFTLPYSPPPPPGFLPTVPVEKPTDSRKLRNLYIAGSVVGLSLVLVASIACGLYLKASKRWKGQKLQSFNTRSSCFSYLSTLSSPRSGQTGRSSRKSCLSPDLLIGIKYTLIQYSIEELRKATGNFRKDTRIERSVYKGLIDTVEVMIKGSNVKETHRVIDVHSKINHINVLTLLGVCYDETSDDSQSYLIFEYLSNGRLRDCLSRLGNPLHWHHRTQIAFDIATGLHYLHHCIFPSYVHMNVNSRNIFIMSNWRAKLGNIAPTTAIGSSKGNDHNTSISFDGWIAPEHMLNGAVSEKVDVFAFGVVLLELISGQVDIDGRQFKESVWFLAGGGNEGGYFEQLRGFMDPCLKEDYPLAEALCLAVLAKACVEDDPMHRPSMEDVTKVLGRMV, from the coding sequence ATGATCTCGAACATCGCCAAGCTGTTCGGGGCTGATCTCAATGTGGTACTTAGTATGAACGGGGTCGGATCCCCCACTGAGAATCTCCAACCGGGTAGAGAAGTTCTCGTTCCAATCCAATGCTATTGTGCCGGCACATTTTTCCAGAAAAACGCGACCTATCCTGTCGGCGGAAGCACAAATTTCTCTGAGATTGCGTGCGGAGTCTTTGAAGGCCTAGTGAAATTGGCGACACTGGTCGAAGATAACCATCCCTTTCGGTCTGAGCTTGTCGTGCCCCTGAAATGTGCTTGTCCTGGTAATTTTTCCGTAAGCAGTGGGATGGTACAGTCCCTCGTGACATACCCCATTATGGAAGGAGACAATACGAATAAAGTCGCGCAGAAATTCGGCATTCCTGTTAGCGACATCTGGGCGGCTAACCATCTAGACTACAGGTCAACAGTTTATACGGGCTCTACGATTCTTGTCCCTTTAACGAAAGAAGAACCGTCTCTCAATTTCACATTACCATATTCCCCGCCTCCCCCTCCAGGTTTTCTTCCTACGGTTCCTGTGGAGAAGCCGACGGATAGCAGGAAACTTAGGAACTTGTACATTGCAGGATCCGTGGTTGGGCTGTCATTAGTACTTGTAGCGTCGATTGCTTGTGGTCTGTACCTGAAGGCCTCGAAGAGATGGAAAGGCCAGAAATTGCAGTCTTTCAATACAAGAAGCTCGTGCTTCTCGTATCTGTCCACGCTAAGCTCTCCGAGGTCGGGCCAGACGGGTAGAAGCTCCAGGAAGTCCTGTTTGTCCCCAGATCTTCTGATCGGGATCAAATACACATTGATCCAATACAGCATCGAGGAGCTCAGGAAGGCGACCGGGAATTTTAGAAAAGACACCAGGATAGAGAGATCAGTCTACAAGGGTTTGATTGACACTGTCGAAGTGATGATCAAAGGAAGCAACGTCAAAGAGACCCATCGGGTCATCGATGTGCACTCAAAGATCAATCACATCAATGTCTTGACTTTGCTTGGCGTTTGTTACGACGAAACGAGTGATGATTCTCAGTCTTACCTCATCTTTGAGTACTTGAGCAATGGAAGATTAAGGGATTGCTTGTCTCGGCTGGGAAATCCTCTCCATTGGCACCACCGGACCCAAATCGCTTTTGACATCGCGACAGGGCTTCATTATCTACATCACTGCATATTTCCTTCTTATGTTCACATGAATGTGAACAGTAGGAACATTTTCATCATGTCCAACTGGAGAGCGAAGCTAGGGAACATCGCCCCAACGACTGCTATTGGCTCCTCAAAAGGAAACGACCACAACACTTCGATCAGTTTCGATGGATGGATTGCGCCGGAGCACATGCTAAATGGAGCGGTCTCCGAGAAAGTGGACGTTTTCGCTTTCGGAGTGGTCTTGCTAGAGCTGATTTCAGGTCAAGTGGACATCGATGGCAGACAGTTCAAGGAGTCCGTCTGGTTTTTGGCAGGGGGAGGGAACGAAGGTGGGTATTTTGAGCAACTGAGGGGCTTCATGGATCCGTGTCTAAAGGAGGATTATCCCCTCGCCGAGGCCTTGTGCTTAGCAGTTTTGGCCAAGGCTTGTGTCGAAGACGACCCCATGCATAGGCCATCCATGGAGGATGTGACGAAAGTGCTTGGGAGGATGGTCTGA
- the LOC104432893 gene encoding alpha carbonic anhydrase 7, translating to MKFLATQILLCTIFLVLALHVGLTKSEEVENESQFNYDARSDRGPARWGEIRREWEMCRNGSMQSPIDLSSERVQVMARLGRLKRSYKASNATLKNRGHDIMLRWDGDAGSIYVNGTQYLLKQSHWHSPSEHAVNGRRFDLELHMVHDSPEGKVAVVGVMYKLGRPDTFLSTMMKHIQGIADTHGAERTVGIVNPKHIKIGSRKYYRYVGSLTVPPCTQNVLWTIVRKVRTVTREQVKLLREAVRDDSEFNARPLQPINKRPVQLFSPTNDELESENP from the exons atgaAATTCTTGGCGACCCAAATCTTGCTTTGCACTATCTTCCTCGTTCTTGCTCTTCATGTTGGCCTCACAAAATCAGAAGAAGTTG AGAACGAGAGCCAATTCAACTACGATGCGAGGAGTGATAGAGGTCCGGCTCGGTGGGGAGAGATCAGGAGGGAGTGGGAAATGTGCAGGAACGGATCGATGCAGTCGCCGATCGATCTCTCGAGCGAGAGGGTTCAAGTGATGGCCCGTTTGGGAAGACTGAAGAGGTCCTACAAAGCCTCCAATGCCACGCTTAAGAACAGGGGACATGACATCATG TTGAGGTGGGATGGAGATGCAGGATCCATTTATGTGAATGGAACCCAGTATTTGCTGAAGCAATCCCATTGGCACTCGCCCTCTGAGCATGCCGTTAATGGCAGAAG GTTCGATCTTGAGTTACACATGGTTCACGATAGCCCCGAAGGCAAAGTTGCTGTGGTAGGAGTCATGTACAAGCTGGGCCGACCCGATACTTTTTTGTCAACG ATGATGAAACACATACAAGGAATCGCCGATACCCATGGAGCTGAGAGAACCGTCGGAATAGTGAACCCGAAACACATAAAGATTGGAAGCAGAAAGTACTACAGATACGTGGGCTCTCTTACGGTGCCTCCCTGCACTCAAAATGTTCTCTGGACCATCGTTCGGAAG GTGAGAACTGTGACAAGAGAGCAAGTGAAGTTACTGCGCGAAGCTGTTCGCGAT GACTCTGAATTCAACGCCAGGCCATTGCAACCCATAAACAAGCGCCCGGTGCAGCTATTTAGTCCAACCAACGACGAATTAGAAAGTGAGAATCCGTGA
- the LOC104435380 gene encoding alpha carbonic anhydrase 7 — protein MKLLVTRILLCTIFLVLALHVGLTTSEEVEDESEFNYDAGSERGPARWGEIRREWGMCSSGSMQSPIDLSSERVQVVTHLGRLKRCYKASSATLKNRGHDITLRWEGGAGSIYVNGTRYLLKQCHWHSPSEHAVNGRRFDLELHMVHESLNGKVAVVGIMYKLGRPDTFLSMMMKHIEDIADIHEAERAIGIVNPKRIKIGSRKYYRYVGSLTVPPCTENVLWTIVQKVRTVAREQVKLLRKAVRDDSEFNARPLQPINIRSVQLFRPTYCESESGDP, from the exons atgaAACTCTTGGTGACCCGAATCTTGCTTTGCACTATCTTCCTCGTTCTTGCTCTTCATGTTGGTCTCACAACATCAGAAGAAGTTG AGGACGAGAGCGAATTCAACTACGATGCAGGGAGTGAGAGAGGTCCAGCTCGGTGGGGAGAGATCAGGAGGGAGTGGGGGATGTGCAGTAGTGGGTCGATGCAGTCGCCAATCGATCTCTCGAGCGAGAGGGTCCAAGTGGTGACCCATTTGGGAAGACTGAAGAGGTGCTATAAAGCCTCCAGTGCCACGCTTAAGAACAGGGGACATGACATCACG TTGAGGTGGGAAGGAGGTGCAGGATCCATTTATGTGAACGGAACCCGGTATTTGCTGAAGCAATGCCATTGGCACTCACCCTCCGAGCATGCCGTTAATGGCAGAAG GTTCGATCTTGAGCTACACATGGTTCACGAAAGCCTAAATGGCAAAGTTGCTGTGGTAGGAATCATGTACAAGCTGGGCCGACCCGATACTTTCTTGTCAATG aTGATGAAACATATAGAAGATATCGCTGATATCCATGAAGCCGAGAGAGCCATCGGAATAGTGAACCCAAAACGCATAAAAATTGGAAGCAGAAAGTACTACAGATACGTGGGCTCTCTTACTGTGCCTCCCTGCACTGAAAATGTTCTCTGGACCATTGTCCAAAAG GTGAGAACTGTCGCAAGAGAGCAAGTGAAGTTACTGCGCAAAGCTGTTCGTGAT GACTCGGAATTCAACGCCAGGCCATTGCAACCCATAAACATACGCTCGGTGCAGCTATTTCGTCCGACCTACTGCGAATCAGAAAGCGGGGATCCATGA